In Passer domesticus isolate bPasDom1 chromosome 32, bPasDom1.hap1, whole genome shotgun sequence, the following are encoded in one genomic region:
- the LOC135288276 gene encoding trichohyalin-like codes for MQEHDRGWQEAQEALRSKRSQEAEERERRPAELLQELQRRRREQATKRRQQLALALQQERHDFLTLLSAQQEQLAREQDQQLARQRAQSAQVEALQEQIRESRQQRQRDRATAIEEGQWELSRAREWTEHLARVGKQKLQCLRCGVAMSPPVSPPMPPPGTCSVTCATSWHILVPPGTVDVPSCVTVSPTGTLGCPTGTVPCWKRRPGAWPVLPPPDATLPPPCHLVTC; via the exons ATGCAGGAGCATGAccggggctggcaggaggcGCAG gaggctctgcgCTCCAAGCGCAGCCAGGAGGCGGAGGAGCGGGAGCGGCGCCCcgcggagctgctgcaggagctgcagcggCGCCGCCGCGAGCAGGCGACAAAGCGGCGacagcagctggcactggcactgcagcaggagCGCCACGACTTCCTCACCCTGCTCAG tgcccagcaggagcagctggcccGGGAGCAGGACCAGCAGCTGGCACGGCAGCGGGCACAGAGCGCCCAGgtggaggctctgcaggagcagatcCGGGAGTCGCGACAGCAGCGACAGCGCGACAGAGCCACGGCCATCGAGGAgggacagtgggagctgtcACGGGCACGGGAGTGGACAGAGCACCTGGCACGAGtgggaaagcagaaactgcagtGCCTCAGGTGCGGAGTGGCGATGTCACCTCCTGTGTCACCTCCTATGCCACCTCCTGGGACCTGttctgtcacctgtgccacctCCTGGCACATCCTGGTGCCTCCTGGCACCGTTGATGTCCCctcctgtgtcactgtgtcccccacagggacactggggtgcCCGACAGGTACTGTGCCCTGTTGGAAAAGAAGGCCTGGGGCATGGCCAGTGCTGCCACCTCCTGATGCCACCCTACCACCACCCTGCCACCTTGTCACCTGCTGA